From Saprospiraceae bacterium, one genomic window encodes:
- a CDS encoding PDZ domain-containing protein, translating to MQLIFDTGAEHHILFDRIHTDLFEDVYTRQVKVVGSDFQQELNALITRPLQNHITAFGPLTFPWVVLEDSNHDLSEWVGENIHGILSAFCFSAYIIEIDYRRQQIILHDKLPGKVHKNYSFCQYSIQRNKPYLQCCVQTTKTYPSLPFELLLDTGAGVPLLIYSNKAETIAMPQPLIPGHLGSGLGGQITGLVGRIEQMQFCLQDQISIPTYFHFVDSLQMSRDPSLKKGIIGNQILEMYSILLDYNQQMLYLKPISKKKNIIQFDRSGILAVSGGPLLKNYYVSLVIPGSPAEEAGIEAGDEIVSLNGIGRNFLSLHYIQKVLSSKKNDRVKIRVLRNGEKLKRSLSLRELI from the coding sequence GTGCAGTTGATTTTTGATACCGGTGCTGAACACCATATTTTGTTTGACAGAATACACACGGACCTGTTTGAAGATGTGTACACCCGCCAGGTCAAGGTGGTCGGGTCTGATTTCCAGCAGGAACTCAATGCTTTGATTACCCGCCCTCTTCAAAATCATATAACTGCATTTGGACCCCTGACTTTTCCGTGGGTGGTACTGGAAGATTCTAACCACGATTTGTCAGAGTGGGTGGGAGAAAATATTCATGGTATTTTGAGTGCATTTTGTTTTTCAGCCTACATCATCGAAATCGATTATCGCCGTCAGCAAATTATACTTCATGACAAACTGCCTGGCAAAGTCCACAAAAATTACTCCTTCTGCCAGTACTCCATCCAAAGAAATAAACCATATCTTCAATGTTGTGTACAAACGACGAAAACCTATCCCAGTCTGCCATTTGAATTATTGCTCGATACTGGAGCAGGGGTACCATTGTTGATTTATTCCAACAAAGCAGAAACAATAGCAATGCCACAACCTTTGATTCCTGGACATCTTGGATCCGGACTTGGCGGGCAAATCACGGGTCTCGTAGGCAGAATCGAACAAATGCAATTTTGTCTTCAGGACCAGATTTCCATTCCCACGTATTTTCATTTTGTAGATAGTCTGCAAATGAGCAGAGACCCCTCTTTGAAAAAAGGAATCATCGGCAATCAGATTCTGGAAATGTATTCCATCCTTTTGGATTATAACCAACAAATGCTCTATCTAAAACCAATTTCGAAAAAGAAAAACATCATCCAGTTTGATCGATCGGGCATACTAGCTGTTTCAGGTGGACCTCTTTTGAAAAACTATTACGTATCTCTAGTCATTCCGGGAAGTCCGGCCGAGGAAGCAGGAATAGAAGCCGGAGACGAGATTGTTTCTCTCAATGGAATTGGAAGAAATTTCCTGAGTCTTCATTACATCCAAAAAGTCTTGTCCTCTAAAAAAAATGATCGGGTCAAAATCAGGGTATTGAGAAATGGAGAAAAGCTGAAACGAAGTTTATCTCTAAGAGAACTTATATGA
- a CDS encoding four helix bundle protein has protein sequence MNESAIRKKSFEFALLIIEIYKKMIKQNEFVLSKQLLRSGTSIGANIEEGLAGQTRKDFIAKFSIASKEARETKYWLLLLSQSKFVELNLDRPLKDIEEIIKLLTAIVKTSQSR, from the coding sequence ATGAATGAGTCAGCAATCCGAAAAAAGAGCTTTGAATTTGCATTATTAATTATTGAGATTTATAAGAAAATGATAAAGCAAAACGAATTTGTTCTGTCCAAGCAGCTTCTTCGTTCTGGAACATCCATCGGAGCAAATATTGAAGAAGGTTTAGCAGGACAAACTAGAAAGGATTTTATAGCTAAATTCAGTATAGCATCCAAAGAGGCAAGAGAAACTAAATATTGGCTTTTACTATTGAGTCAGAGTAAATTTGTCGAGCTGAATTTGGATAGACCCCTGAAAGATATTGAAGAAATTATTAAACTTCTAACAGCTATAGTTAAAACTTCCCAATCTAGGTAG
- a CDS encoding aminotransferase class V-fold PLP-dependent enzyme: MNRRSSLKFLASATAGIMSPSLLLRASEDSYLQNLTGLSELKGLEGEDFWHQIRQAYSASPTMINLNNGGVAPSPRVVQEAVEYYSRLCNEAPSYYMWRILDQGREPLRQKMAEVCGCSSDEISFHRNSSEALETIIFGLRLKAGDEVVLTKQDYPNMINAWKQREKRDGIVLKWINFDFPIEDKSVMVKKYVDAFTSKTKVVLVTHVINWNGQLLPATEIADAAHQRGIEVMVDAAHSFVHFPYKIPDLKCDYWGTSLHKWMSAPIGTGLLYVKKEKIKNLYPLLAAADSESEDIRKFESLGTRAMAIEHAIAQAIDFYWMIGAERKFNRLYELKMHWVNQVKSHPKVKIISPLSREFSGAICNVAIEGKTPGQLSEFLQNEYKIHTVSIDWENIHGVRITPNVYTMKSELDKLARGILKFADS, encoded by the coding sequence ATGAATCGAAGATCTTCTCTCAAATTCCTGGCATCGGCAACAGCCGGTATAATGAGTCCGAGCCTGTTGCTCAGGGCCTCTGAAGATAGTTATCTCCAAAACCTGACAGGACTTTCTGAATTGAAGGGCCTGGAAGGGGAGGACTTTTGGCATCAGATCAGACAGGCATACTCGGCATCTCCCACTATGATTAATCTCAACAATGGAGGAGTGGCTCCCAGTCCGCGGGTGGTACAGGAAGCCGTAGAGTATTATAGCCGTTTGTGCAATGAAGCTCCATCCTATTACATGTGGAGAATTCTGGATCAGGGTCGCGAACCACTACGACAAAAAATGGCAGAGGTATGCGGTTGCTCTTCCGATGAAATTTCCTTTCACAGGAATTCCTCTGAGGCATTGGAGACTATTATTTTTGGCCTGAGACTAAAGGCTGGCGATGAGGTGGTACTCACAAAGCAAGATTATCCCAACATGATCAACGCCTGGAAGCAAAGAGAGAAAAGAGATGGCATCGTATTAAAATGGATCAATTTTGATTTTCCCATCGAAGACAAATCGGTCATGGTTAAAAAATACGTGGATGCTTTTACATCAAAAACAAAAGTTGTTCTGGTCACCCATGTCATCAATTGGAACGGACAATTGCTTCCAGCCACTGAAATCGCGGATGCGGCCCATCAAAGAGGCATCGAGGTGATGGTCGATGCAGCACACAGCTTTGTTCATTTTCCTTACAAAATTCCCGATCTAAAATGTGATTACTGGGGTACCAGTTTGCACAAATGGATGAGCGCACCCATAGGGACGGGACTTCTCTATGTGAAGAAGGAGAAAATCAAAAATTTATATCCTCTTTTGGCTGCAGCTGATTCTGAGAGCGAAGACATTCGAAAGTTTGAGTCCCTCGGTACCCGGGCCATGGCGATCGAACATGCCATCGCTCAGGCCATCGACTTTTATTGGATGATTGGAGCAGAACGAAAATTCAATCGATTGTATGAATTAAAAATGCATTGGGTCAATCAGGTCAAATCACATCCCAAGGTGAAAATTATATCTCCTCTTTCCAGGGAATTTAGCGGTGCCATCTGCAATGTAGCCATCGAGGGAAAAACTCCGGGCCAGCTCTCCGAATTTTTACAAAATGAATACAAAATCCACACCGTCTCCATCGACTGGGAGAACATCCATGGCGTCAGAATTACGCCCAATGTGTATACCATGAAATCGGAATTGGATAAACTGGCGAGAGGCATTTTGAAGTTTGCGGATAGTTGA